The Hyperthermus butylicus DSM 5456 genome includes a region encoding these proteins:
- a CDS encoding NTP transferase domain-containing protein, with protein sequence MKAIILAGGPPKKLRYVVTSTRSRALLRFPGGVLLEFHLRAARRYFDTIVVVSDDPNVYKYCSMKGCNFVPQRSPGIEGAICDGLSGLSVHGEDLVTLIYSDIYFGEGFIDTHMNALLRSYEPLITVTKPVIMRETFLRIDADPISQQVNAIGQGGLIFAGLASLPAKELHELVCRGGKPLPDVLRHLAHTGRLNANHWIGEWVDIDTPWDYLLATRLALARHKGIYIHDEAIVKETSVLEPPVYIDTKAFIDHYAVIKGPVYIGVGARIGAHSFVRNYTAIYSNALVGAYTEVKRSIVYDSASISSHCYVADSIIGEEASLAPYTITLNTPIEMVSNEIILTTSYPLERVKVGAVIAARAETKPHQVLNPAEIYEGSE encoded by the coding sequence TTGAAGGCGATCATACTTGCAGGTGGCCCCCCAAAGAAGCTACGCTACGTGGTGACTAGTACTAGGTCTAGAGCGCTCCTACGCTTCCCGGGAGGCGTACTCCTTGAGTTCCATTTACGCGCAGCAAGAAGGTATTTTGATACTATAGTAGTGGTCTCTGACGACCCAAACGTGTACAAGTACTGTAGCATGAAGGGATGTAACTTTGTCCCCCAGAGATCGCCGGGCATAGAGGGAGCTATATGTGATGGCTTATCCGGACTTAGTGTTCATGGAGAGGACCTTGTAACGCTAATCTACTCCGACATATACTTTGGCGAAGGGTTTATCGACACCCACATGAATGCCCTTCTGAGGAGCTATGAGCCCTTGATAACCGTTACTAAACCCGTAATAATGCGTGAAACCTTTCTACGCATAGATGCCGACCCGATAAGCCAGCAGGTAAATGCCATCGGACAAGGGGGCCTCATATTTGCTGGGCTAGCCTCCCTTCCTGCCAAGGAGCTTCACGAACTAGTGTGTCGTGGCGGAAAACCACTTCCCGACGTACTCCGCCACCTTGCACATACCGGTAGACTTAATGCGAATCACTGGATTGGAGAGTGGGTGGATATAGATACACCATGGGACTATCTTCTTGCAACAAGGCTAGCTCTAGCCAGACACAAGGGGATCTATATACATGATGAGGCCATTGTGAAGGAGACTAGCGTTCTAGAACCACCAGTTTACATTGATACAAAAGCCTTCATAGATCACTATGCAGTCATCAAGGGACCTGTCTATATCGGTGTAGGTGCCCGCATAGGGGCACACAGCTTCGTCCGGAACTATACTGCAATATATTCAAACGCGCTTGTTGGCGCATACACAGAGGTTAAACGTAGTATAGTATACGACTCTGCAAGTATCTCCTCGCACTGTTATGTAGCTGACAGTATTATCGGCGAGGAGGCTAGTCTAGCACCCTATACAATAACCCTAAACACACCTATAGAGATGGTTAGCAATGAGATAATACTAACAACGTCTTATCCGCTCGAGAGGGTTAAGGTTGGTGCCGTAATCGCTGCAAGAGCAGAGACTAAGCCGCACCAGGTTCTGAATCCCGCAGAGATCTACGAAGGCAGTGAATAG
- the radA gene encoding DNA repair and recombination protein RadA, with translation MAKQEIKSITDLPGVGPATANKLIEAGYATIEAIAVATPQELSAAAGIPLTAAQRIIKAAREALDIRFKTALEVKKERMQTRKITTGSRNLDDLLGGGIETKTITEFFGEFGSGKTQICHQLAVNVQLPIEKGGLSTQDRVAKAVYIDTEGTFRWERLENMAKRWGLDPDEVMSNIFYIRAINSDHQMAIVDELFNIVPKENIKLVIVDSVTSHFRAEYPGRENLAARQQKLNRHLHQLAKLAEVYDLAVVITNQVMARPDVFYGDPTQAVGGHVLYHAPGVRVQLRKSRGNKRIARIVDAPHLPEGEAVFVITDYGIADPED, from the coding sequence ATGGCTAAACAAGAAATAAAGTCGATAACCGATCTTCCTGGCGTAGGTCCAGCTACAGCTAACAAGCTAATTGAAGCAGGCTATGCTACCATAGAAGCTATAGCTGTTGCGACGCCACAGGAGCTGAGCGCAGCAGCAGGCATACCGCTAACGGCTGCCCAGAGAATAATAAAGGCTGCACGTGAAGCTCTCGATATAAGATTCAAGACAGCCCTCGAGGTAAAGAAGGAGCGTATGCAGACCAGGAAGATAACAACTGGCAGTAGAAACCTTGACGATCTACTAGGCGGCGGAATAGAGACCAAGACAATAACAGAGTTCTTTGGCGAGTTTGGTAGTGGAAAGACACAAATATGCCACCAGCTAGCTGTAAACGTGCAGTTACCCATTGAGAAGGGAGGTCTAAGCACGCAGGACAGGGTAGCTAAGGCTGTCTACATCGATACTGAGGGAACATTCCGGTGGGAACGCTTAGAAAACATGGCGAAGAGATGGGGGCTAGACCCCGACGAGGTTATGTCGAACATATTCTACATAAGAGCCATAAATAGTGACCATCAGATGGCGATAGTCGACGAACTGTTTAACATAGTGCCCAAGGAGAACATTAAGCTCGTAATAGTGGACTCAGTTACTAGCCACTTCAGAGCCGAATACCCGGGCAGGGAGAACCTTGCTGCTAGACAGCAGAAGCTCAACAGACACCTGCACCAGCTTGCAAAGCTAGCAGAGGTCTATGATCTAGCAGTGGTAATCACGAACCAGGTTATGGCTAGGCCAGACGTCTTCTATGGCGATCCAACCCAGGCTGTAGGTGGGCATGTATTATACCATGCGCCGGGTGTGAGGGTGCAGCTTAGGAAGAGCAGGGGTAACAAGCGCATAGCAAGAATAGTGGACGCGCCGCATCTGCCAGAGGGCGAGGCAGTGTTCGTGATAACAGACTACGGCATAGCAGACCCGGAGGACTAG
- the glmS gene encoding glutamine--fructose-6-phosphate transaminase (isomerizing), producing the protein MCGIVGITADGEIVGSITRMLVDGLKRLEYRGYDSAGFALIECGTARILVFKDKGRISHVVEKYGIEAYCSHTGIAHTRWATHGEPSQRNAHPHIDCRSEIAVVHNGIIKNFAELRELLASKGHMFRSDTDTEVIAHLFEEYVSKGLDGLEALRKIVQVLEGAYAIAIINAREPLRIYFARRVSPLIIGLGEGFNMVSSDIPSILPYTRRVIVLEDGEYGFIEPYKVYIEKDGKPINWRTRVIRVEWSIEDAEKGGYPHYMLKEIMEQPRVLYETYTGLLSSKELAEAAKLIASARKVFITGAGTSYHAGLVFAYYIARYAKRVATPFIASEYTVYSDVADEDSVLIAVSQSGETIDTLQALRAFKSKGAKIIAVSNVLGSTIPRESHTTIYTRAGPEIGVAATKTFLTQVLALTSLALTLATEEGTITTTEYKKAIEELALAGRAAARSIDASLRILDKLVLVLKNKGNMYILSRGIGVPLAYEAALKVKEVSYIHAEAYPAGESKHGPIALVERDFPVIFLGVPPEDVLLEKLQGNVMEMKARGAHTIVIGTTPYGKLEGVDVFIDVGSYDELLIPYAIIPPAQLLAYKLAVALNRDPDKPRNLAKTVTVE; encoded by the coding sequence GTGTGTGGAATCGTTGGTATCACAGCTGACGGAGAGATTGTTGGAAGCATAACCAGGATGCTTGTTGATGGTCTAAAGAGGCTAGAGTATAGGGGCTACGATAGCGCCGGCTTTGCACTTATAGAGTGTGGGACGGCTAGAATACTTGTCTTCAAGGATAAAGGCAGAATCAGCCACGTGGTCGAAAAGTATGGTATTGAAGCCTACTGCTCCCATACAGGTATAGCGCATACACGCTGGGCAACCCATGGCGAGCCTAGCCAGCGAAATGCGCATCCACACATAGACTGTAGGAGTGAAATAGCAGTCGTACACAATGGAATTATTAAGAACTTTGCAGAGCTGCGCGAGTTGCTCGCTTCAAAGGGCCACATGTTCAGAAGCGATACCGATACCGAGGTTATCGCCCACCTATTCGAGGAGTATGTCTCGAAAGGACTTGACGGACTAGAAGCCCTACGCAAGATAGTTCAGGTACTCGAAGGAGCATATGCTATAGCCATCATAAACGCACGTGAACCTTTAAGGATATACTTTGCGCGAAGAGTCAGCCCCCTCATTATAGGGCTTGGCGAAGGCTTCAACATGGTGTCTAGCGACATACCCTCCATACTACCATATACACGCCGAGTAATAGTACTCGAGGACGGAGAGTACGGGTTCATAGAACCCTACAAGGTGTACATCGAGAAGGACGGGAAACCAATCAACTGGAGGACACGAGTGATACGGGTTGAGTGGAGTATTGAGGATGCAGAGAAGGGCGGCTATCCCCACTACATGTTAAAGGAGATTATGGAGCAACCTAGGGTTCTCTACGAGACATACACAGGACTTCTCTCCTCAAAAGAGCTGGCTGAGGCTGCAAAGCTGATAGCATCGGCTAGAAAAGTGTTTATCACAGGTGCAGGAACAAGTTATCATGCAGGCCTAGTTTTTGCCTACTACATAGCAAGGTATGCTAAGAGAGTAGCTACGCCGTTTATAGCGAGTGAATACACCGTTTACTCCGATGTAGCAGATGAGGATTCCGTGCTTATAGCTGTTAGTCAGAGCGGCGAAACCATAGATACCCTGCAAGCTCTGAGAGCCTTCAAGTCTAAAGGCGCAAAAATCATAGCCGTATCCAATGTTCTCGGAAGCACTATACCACGAGAGTCACATACAACAATCTATACTAGGGCAGGCCCCGAGATAGGTGTCGCAGCAACGAAAACCTTCCTCACGCAAGTCCTGGCACTAACATCGCTTGCACTAACACTCGCAACCGAGGAGGGTACTATTACAACTACGGAGTATAAGAAAGCTATTGAAGAACTAGCCCTGGCTGGCAGGGCTGCTGCAAGAAGTATAGATGCAAGCCTACGCATACTGGATAAACTCGTCCTGGTACTAAAGAATAAGGGCAACATGTACATCCTAAGTCGTGGCATCGGTGTACCCCTAGCTTATGAAGCTGCTCTAAAAGTCAAGGAGGTAAGCTACATACATGCAGAAGCCTATCCAGCCGGAGAGAGCAAGCACGGCCCAATAGCACTTGTCGAGAGGGACTTCCCAGTCATATTCCTCGGTGTGCCACCCGAGGATGTGTTACTTGAAAAGCTGCAAGGCAACGTTATGGAGATGAAAGCAAGAGGTGCCCACACAATCGTTATTGGCACAACACCCTATGGTAAGCTAGAAGGCGTAGACGTCTTCATAGATGTTGGCAGCTACGATGAACTCCTCATACCCTATGCTATAATACCGCCAGCACAGCTGCTAGCCTACAAGTTGGCTGTAGCCCTAAACCGTGACCCCGATAAGCCGCGTAACCTCGCAAAGACTGTTACAGTCGAGTAA
- a CDS encoding DNA topoisomerase IV subunit A: MAEEYVDVVDIEARKKALAVFREKFKEILEQVMRGENPTIMLPKRTLSNTIYDEKRKLLLLGPEKLKRSFFDLHESKKFMQTLLMARIIYEALERNEYPTIRDLYYRGKHTIVYREPGGRRHEENTWDEQRESDAVIRDIEVFTGLLREEMLILSKEKGKVVGNMRIRSGGDIIDLSKMGHGAYAIEPTPDLIEFIDVDAEYVLVVEKDAVFQQLHRIGFWKKHRAILITSAGQPDRATRRFVRRLNEELGLPVYILTDADPYGWYIYSVFKIGSITLSYESERLATPNARFIGVSMTDIFGYKSKKPYLTEQERRNFIIKAKEADIKRAYELKNYKWFQTKKWQIEIDIFLEKKAKLEIEAMTSKGLRFLADKYLPEKIETGDWIE; the protein is encoded by the coding sequence GTGGCTGAGGAGTATGTAGACGTAGTCGATATTGAGGCTAGGAAGAAAGCACTAGCGGTGTTCAGGGAGAAGTTTAAGGAGATACTAGAGCAGGTAATGAGGGGTGAAAACCCCACAATAATGCTTCCAAAGAGGACACTATCAAACACAATATACGATGAGAAGCGTAAACTACTACTCCTGGGCCCTGAGAAGCTTAAGCGTAGTTTCTTCGACCTTCACGAGTCAAAGAAGTTTATGCAGACACTTCTAATGGCAAGAATAATATATGAAGCACTTGAACGTAATGAATACCCAACTATCCGTGACCTTTACTATCGCGGCAAGCACACCATAGTGTATCGTGAGCCTGGCGGGAGAAGACACGAAGAGAACACTTGGGATGAGCAGCGTGAATCAGATGCAGTTATACGTGACATAGAGGTATTCACCGGGCTCCTCCGCGAAGAAATGCTAATACTGAGTAAGGAGAAGGGCAAAGTAGTAGGCAACATGAGGATAAGAAGTGGAGGCGACATTATCGATTTAAGCAAGATGGGTCACGGCGCCTACGCTATAGAGCCAACACCTGACTTAATAGAGTTCATAGACGTTGATGCCGAGTATGTGCTAGTCGTAGAGAAAGACGCAGTATTTCAGCAACTTCACAGAATAGGATTCTGGAAGAAGCATCGTGCAATACTAATAACAAGTGCTGGCCAGCCAGACCGTGCAACGAGAAGATTCGTGCGAAGATTAAACGAAGAGTTAGGCTTACCAGTCTACATACTAACAGACGCGGATCCCTATGGATGGTATATCTACAGTGTCTTCAAAATAGGCTCCATAACCCTAAGCTACGAGAGCGAGAGACTAGCTACGCCCAACGCCCGCTTCATAGGCGTAAGCATGACAGACATCTTTGGCTACAAGAGCAAGAAGCCATACCTAACAGAACAGGAGAGAAGAAACTTCATAATCAAGGCGAAGGAAGCAGACATAAAGCGTGCCTACGAGCTAAAGAACTACAAGTGGTTCCAGACAAAGAAATGGCAGATAGAGATAGATATCTTCCTAGAGAAGAAGGCGAAGCTAGAGATAGAGGCTATGACAAGCAAGGGTCTACGATTCCTAGCAGACAAGTACTTACCAGAGAAGATCGAAACTGGAGACTGGATAGAATAA
- a CDS encoding ASCH domain-containing protein, which produces MIKEQRAASERSDKTKFLGRHLMVKGEYVDDILSGRKRATIRLGKVKVKYNELIVHGGGRPVAKVRVTNVIYKRVKELTDEDARKDGFRNLGELINALRKVYGEVKPDDYVTIIEFEVVQDLTSLEPQDPYLGLEPADIARLALRYLGDMLSDDEKKILKDLTSTNSIRATAVRLFGSIERRWRVRKVLRRALSELVRQGLLSSSSSESNKQQKYTTRGRHGRKRR; this is translated from the coding sequence ATGATTAAGGAGCAGAGAGCTGCTAGCGAGAGGAGTGATAAGACGAAGTTCCTGGGCAGACACCTCATGGTTAAGGGCGAATACGTAGACGATATACTATCGGGACGTAAACGTGCAACAATAAGGCTTGGCAAGGTTAAGGTAAAGTACAACGAGCTAATAGTGCATGGTGGCGGCCGCCCGGTAGCCAAGGTTCGCGTAACAAATGTCATCTACAAACGTGTAAAGGAGCTTACCGATGAGGACGCTAGAAAGGATGGCTTTAGAAACCTAGGGGAACTCATTAACGCTCTTAGGAAGGTATACGGCGAAGTTAAACCCGATGACTATGTAACAATTATAGAGTTTGAGGTTGTACAAGATCTAACGTCTCTCGAGCCGCAAGACCCGTACCTAGGCCTTGAGCCAGCTGATATAGCCCGGCTCGCCCTTAGATATCTTGGTGATATGCTTAGCGACGATGAGAAAAAGATACTAAAAGACTTAACCTCGACGAATAGTATTCGTGCAACAGCCGTAAGGCTCTTCGGCAGCATTGAACGTAGGTGGCGTGTACGTAAAGTGCTTCGGAGAGCCCTCTCAGAGCTTGTACGACAAGGGCTACTATCGTCAAGCTCTTCGGAATCCAACAAGCAGCAAAAATACACTACTAGGGGAAGGCACGGGAGGAAGAGGAGGTGA
- a CDS encoding threonine--tRNA ligase, whose amino-acid sequence MRVLLIHAKRFIYRTRMKAIPEAEDINGVQGEGSFENALVVFTTVESRDTSNPKEVVETAAKDIVEIASKVGAKTIVVYPYAHLSQKLAPPHQAKNILAMLELEIKKLASDKFEVSRAPFGWYKEFELHCHGHPLSELSRNYEAKTTARVEVKKKYYVLTPEGEVYSPEEFLEKASPEFRAVIEKEALGKEIGGVENPVNKLCAKFGFEWEPLSDYGHMRYEPHATLMIEAVGEYAWILARSLTIPVLKVKGTNMFDLAEKPVYEHAALFGDRLYELWADKKHLVMRYAACHQQFSMLKDYVLSYRDLPLGMFEIADSYRLEQSGEVTLCFRLRRFYMPDLHILARSVEEAVKIAEELQKIIHREAEKLGQTYYAVYNVTEDFWEEKRNLLLELVRRDGKPALITVYPAGIYYWVVNVEYHIVDSAGRPREIATFQFDVGNAKRFGIRYVDENNKEHYPVIIHTALIGSIERYIYMVFDAAVKMERRGQTPYIPTWLAPIQVRLIPVNPSSEQQLSHAEKVASLLERHLIRVDIDDRQLSLGRRIRDAAREWIPYIAVIGDREVETGTVNVTIRRTNDRVAVKPEELLEMVLKDLEGYPRVQSTLPRYVSKRPTLVYLEKEVALE is encoded by the coding sequence TTGAGAGTGCTACTAATACATGCTAAACGGTTCATCTACCGGACAAGGATGAAAGCTATACCTGAGGCAGAAGATATTAACGGCGTACAAGGAGAAGGCAGCTTCGAGAACGCCCTCGTCGTATTTACCACTGTTGAGAGCCGCGATACTAGCAACCCAAAGGAAGTCGTAGAGACTGCTGCCAAGGATATCGTTGAGATAGCCTCAAAGGTTGGAGCTAAGACGATAGTCGTGTACCCCTATGCCCATCTCTCACAAAAGCTTGCACCGCCTCATCAAGCCAAGAATATCTTAGCAATGCTCGAGTTGGAGATAAAGAAGCTGGCTAGCGACAAGTTTGAGGTTAGCAGGGCACCATTTGGCTGGTATAAGGAGTTTGAGCTGCACTGCCACGGTCACCCATTATCAGAGCTTTCAAGAAACTACGAGGCTAAGACCACGGCTAGGGTTGAGGTTAAGAAGAAGTACTACGTTCTAACCCCGGAGGGCGAAGTCTATAGTCCCGAAGAGTTCCTTGAGAAGGCTTCTCCAGAGTTTAGGGCTGTAATAGAGAAGGAGGCTCTCGGCAAGGAGATTGGCGGAGTTGAAAATCCAGTTAACAAGCTGTGCGCAAAATTCGGTTTTGAATGGGAGCCATTATCCGATTACGGACACATGCGCTACGAGCCACACGCTACACTAATGATAGAGGCTGTAGGCGAGTATGCATGGATACTTGCTAGAAGCCTCACAATCCCCGTGCTAAAGGTTAAGGGTACAAACATGTTCGACCTGGCAGAAAAGCCCGTCTATGAACATGCAGCACTCTTCGGCGACCGCCTCTATGAACTATGGGCTGATAAGAAACACCTCGTCATGAGATACGCGGCATGCCATCAACAGTTCTCTATGCTTAAAGACTATGTTCTCAGCTACCGGGACCTTCCGCTCGGAATGTTCGAGATTGCCGATAGCTACAGGCTCGAGCAGAGTGGAGAGGTTACACTCTGCTTTAGGCTACGCAGATTCTATATGCCCGACCTTCACATACTGGCTCGCAGCGTTGAAGAAGCGGTAAAGATTGCTGAGGAGCTGCAAAAGATTATACACCGGGAGGCTGAGAAGCTAGGCCAGACATACTACGCCGTATACAATGTAACCGAGGACTTCTGGGAGGAGAAACGCAACCTACTACTAGAACTCGTAAGGCGTGATGGGAAGCCTGCCTTGATAACAGTCTATCCGGCAGGCATATACTACTGGGTAGTTAACGTCGAGTATCACATTGTGGATTCTGCTGGCAGGCCCCGGGAGATAGCAACTTTCCAATTTGACGTCGGCAACGCGAAAAGGTTCGGAATAAGATATGTCGATGAGAATAACAAGGAGCATTACCCTGTGATAATACATACTGCACTCATAGGCTCCATTGAGAGATACATATACATGGTATTCGATGCCGCTGTAAAGATGGAGCGGCGCGGCCAGACACCCTACATACCAACATGGCTGGCACCAATACAAGTAAGGCTAATCCCGGTCAATCCGTCCTCAGAGCAACAGCTCAGCCATGCCGAGAAGGTTGCAAGTCTGCTGGAACGGCACCTTATAAGGGTCGATATTGATGATAGACAGTTAAGCCTGGGAAGGAGGATAAGGGATGCAGCTAGGGAGTGGATACCCTACATAGCGGTTATAGGCGACCGCGAGGTGGAAACCGGCACCGTCAACGTAACCATACGACGCACCAACGATAGGGTAGCGGTGAAGCCCGAGGAGCTGCTGGAAATGGTGCTAAAAGACCTTGAGGGATACCCGAGAGTACAGTCAACACTTCCACGCTACGTATCCAAGAGGCCCACGCTAGTATACCTTGAGAAGGAGGTTGCGCTGGAGTAG
- the deoC gene encoding deoxyribose-phosphate aldolase produces the protein MSESFFCRFGVSEIASRIDHAVLKPWSSVSELEKAIRELEELNLRCLIISPTHLRLAREKTNKCLGVVVGFPFGYSTIEAKIKELEDSIALGAQEIDYVANTQLLLAGRTEEYLNEIRAAITICRDSGVKCKVIIEAPALPRNLLVEIVEKIAMMDPHPDYIKTSTGYGPRPTYVEDVYLIDQTLRRIGKRDEIGIKAAGGIREGLQAAAMLLAGADVIGTSTPRQVIETYKELCRI, from the coding sequence ATGTCCGAGTCCTTCTTCTGCAGGTTTGGAGTCAGCGAAATAGCCTCAAGAATAGACCATGCAGTACTAAAGCCATGGAGTTCTGTGAGCGAGCTAGAAAAAGCCATCAGGGAGCTAGAAGAGCTAAACCTCAGATGCCTAATAATAAGCCCAACACACCTACGCCTAGCGCGAGAGAAGACGAACAAGTGTCTAGGCGTGGTAGTAGGATTTCCATTCGGCTACTCAACAATAGAGGCTAAGATCAAGGAATTGGAAGACAGTATAGCACTAGGTGCCCAGGAAATAGACTATGTAGCTAATACGCAACTCCTACTAGCAGGCAGGACAGAGGAATATCTCAACGAGATCCGAGCAGCAATAACAATATGTAGAGACTCTGGTGTAAAATGCAAGGTAATAATTGAGGCTCCAGCATTGCCCAGAAACCTGCTGGTAGAGATCGTCGAGAAAATAGCAATGATGGATCCGCATCCTGACTACATAAAGACTAGTACAGGCTACGGGCCAAGACCAACATATGTGGAGGATGTTTACCTCATAGACCAAACGCTCCGTAGAATAGGTAAGCGAGACGAAATAGGCATCAAAGCAGCAGGCGGTATACGCGAAGGGTTACAAGCGGCAGCGATGCTCCTTGCAGGAGCAGATGTTATAGGCACAAGCACTCCTAGACAAGTAATCGAGACGTACAAGGAACTCTGCAGAATCTAG